In one Struthio camelus isolate bStrCam1 chromosome 35, bStrCam1.hap1, whole genome shotgun sequence genomic region, the following are encoded:
- the SF1 gene encoding splicing factor 1 isoform X5 — protein sequence MATGANATPLGKLHPPPPPGKPGYPLPPPPPGPPGLVLPGPPPPPGAGQAQAQAQAALLGPMAAAAYPFAALPPPPPPPPPPPPPPQPQPPPQQPQPPPPPPPPPPQQQAAAQQQPPPTSAAPQQQQPAQGAAPYGQYRYPSSSPPPGHDQPQAPQPAAPPPQQQPPQQQPPVAAPPQQPPQHPEESGPGGGGGGGGGGGQNEPAPRPAGGHKGSRRSDFPKKRKRSRWNQDSLDQKTVIPGMPTVIPPGLTREQERAYIVQLQIEDLTRKLRTGDLGIPPNPEDRSPSPEPIYNSEGKRLNTREFRTRKKLEEERHNLITEMVALNPDFKPPADYKPPATRVSDKVMIPQDEYPEINFVGLLIGPRGNTLKNIEKECNAKIMIRGKGSVKEGKVGRKDGQMLPGEDEPLHALVTANTMENVKKAVEQIRNILKQGIETPEDQNDLRKMQLRELARLNGTLREDDNRILRPWQSTETRSITNTTVCTKCGGAGHIASDCKFARPGDPQSAQDKARMDKEYLSLMAELGEAPVSVSSSAAHNNSPLSSRNNPNANSNQPPPSRPPWMNSSPSENRPYHGMHGGPGGPGGPHNFPHPMPSMGGHGGHPMQHNPNGPPPWMQPHHPPMNQGPHPPGHPGPHHMDQYLGNSPVGSGVYRLHQGKAAAAAASAAASQQQYGVQYSLAMAAKYDDHHERWHRLHPAMAAAGGGGGFYGGAADARQPLAGAFAARGAAAAAARGAAAPPAAPWLRGHDVRAAPAPPAPHGPF from the exons ATGGCGACCGGGGCGAACGCCACGCCGCTGGGCAAGCTccacccgcccccgccgccggggaagCCGGGTTAccccctgccgccgcctcccccgggcccTCCCGGCCTCGTgctccccgggccgccgccgcctcccggagCGGGCCAGGCCCAAGCCCAGGCCCaggccgcgctgctgggccccATGGCGGCCGCCGCCTACCCCttcgccgcgctgccgccgccgccgcctccgccgccgcctcctccgccgccgccgcagccccagccgccgccgcagcagccgcagccgccgccgccgcctccgccgccccccccgcagcagcaggcggccgcccagcagcagccgccgccgacCTCGGCggccccccagcagcagcagccggcgcagGGCGCCGCGCCCTACGGGCAGTACCGCTACCCGTcgtcctcgccgccgccgggccacgACCAGCCGCAGGCtccgcagcccgccgccccgccgcctcagcagcagccgccccagcagcagccgccggtGGCGGCCCCGCCGCAGCAGCCGCCGCAGCACCCGGAGGAGAGCGGtccgggcggcggtggcggcggtggcggtggtggcgggcAGAATGAACCGGCCCCGCGGCCTGCCGGGGGGCACAAGGGGTCCCGGAGGTCAG ATTTCCCTAAGAAGCGGAAGAGGAGCCGATGGAACCAGGACTCCCTGGATCAGAAGACCGTCATCCCGGGAATGCCCACGGTCATCCCTCCCGGGCTCACCCGCGAGCAGGAGAGAGCCTACATAG TGCAACTGCAGATAGAAGACCTGACTCGTAAACTGCGCACAGGAGACCTGGGCATCCCCCCTAACCCTGAGGACAG GTCTCCTTCCCCCGAGCCCATTTACAATAGCGAGGGGAAGCGCCTCAACACCCGCGAGTTTCGCACCCGCAAGAagctggaggaagagcggcacaaCCTCATCACGGAGATGGTGGCGCTCAACCCGGACTTCAAGCCGCCAGCGGACTACAA GCCTCCGGCGACGCGAGTGAGCGATAAGGTGATGATCCCGCAGGACGAATATCCCGAGATAAACTTCGTGGGACTGCTGATCGGACCGAG AGGCAACACCCTGAAAAACATCGAGAAGGAGTGCAACGCCAAGATCATGATCCGGGGCAAGGGCTCGGTGAAGGAGGGCAAGGTGGGCCGCAAGGACGGGCAGATGCTGCCCGGCGAGGACGAGCCCCTTCACGCGCTGGTCACCGCCAACACCATGGAGAACGTGAAGAAGGCGGTGGAGCAG ATCCGGAACATCCTCAAACAAGGCATCGAGACGCCGGAAGACCAGAACGACCTGCGGAAGATGCAGCTGCGGGAGCTGGCCCGCCTCAACGGCACGCTGCGAGAAGATGACAACAG gatCCTGCGGCCGTGGCAGAGCACGGAAACCCGCAGCATCACCAACACCACCGTCTGCACCAAGTGCGGGGGAGCCGGCCACATCGCCTCCGACTGCAAGTTTGCCAG GCCCGGGGACCCTCAGTCGGCCCAGGACAAAGCGCGCATGGACAAGGAGTACCTGTCGCTGATGGCCGAGCTGGGCGAAGCGCCCGTCTCCGTGAGCTCCTCGGCGGCCCACAACAACAGCCCGCTCTCCTCCCGCAACAACCCCAACGCCAACAGCAACCAGCCGCCCCCG AGCCGCCCGCCCTGGATGAACTCCAGCCCCTCGGAGAACCGGCCTTACCACGGCATGCACGGCGGGCCGGGGGGACCCGGGGGCCCCCACAACTTCCCCCACCCCATGCCCAGCATGGGGGGGCACGGCGGGCACCCCATGCAGCACAACCCCAACGGCCCCCCGCCCTGGATGCAGCCTCACCACCCGCCCATGAACCAGGGTCCCCACCCGCCGGGCCACCCGGGCCCTCACCACATGG ATCAGTACCTGGGAAATTCGCCTGTGGGCTCTGGGGTCTATCGCCTGCATCAAGGAAAAG cagcagcagcagccgcctccgccgccgcctcccagcagCAGTATGGCGTCCAGTACTCCCTTGCCATGGCAGCAAA ataCGACGACCACCACGAGCGCTGGCACCGGCTCCATCCCGCCATGGCAGCagcaggcggcgggggcggcttcTACGGGGGGGCCGCAGATGCAAGGCAACCCCTCGCTGGTGCCTTTGCCGCCCGGGGtgcagccgccgctgccgcccggggcgccgccgccccccccgccgccccctggcTCCGGGGGCATGATGtacgcgccgcccccgccccccccgccccccatggACCCTTCTAA
- the SF1 gene encoding splicing factor 1 isoform X2, which produces MATGANATPLGKLHPPPPPGKPGYPLPPPPPGPPGLVLPGPPPPPGAGQAQAQAQAALLGPMAAAAYPFAALPPPPPPPPPPPPPPQPQPPPQQPQPPPPPPPPPPQQQAAAQQQPPPTSAAPQQQQPAQGAAPYGQYRYPSSSPPPGHDQPQAPQPAAPPPQQQPPQQQPPVAAPPQQPPQHPEESGPGGGGGGGGGGGQNEPAPRPAGGHKGSRRSDFPKKRKRSRWNQDSLDQKTVIPGMPTVIPPGLTREQERAYIVQLQIEDLTRKLRTGDLGIPPNPEDRSPSPEPIYNSEGKRLNTREFRTRKKLEEERHNLITEMVALNPDFKPPADYKPPATRVSDKVMIPQDEYPEINFVGLLIGPRGNTLKNIEKECNAKIMIRGKGSVKEGKVGRKDGQMLPGEDEPLHALVTANTMENVKKAVEQIRNILKQGIETPEDQNDLRKMQLRELARLNGTLREDDNRILRPWQSTETRSITNTTVCTKCGGAGHIASDCKFARPGDPQSAQDKARMDKEYLSLMAELGEAPVSVSSSAAHNNSPLSSRNNPNANSNQPPPSRPPWMNSSPSENRPYHGMHGGPGGPGGPHNFPHPMPSMGGHGGHPMQHNPNGPPPWMQPHHPPMNQGPHPPGHPGPHHMDQYLGNSPVGSGVYRLHQGKGMMPPPMGMMPPPPPPPSGQPPPPPSGPLPPWQQQQQPPPPPPPSSSMASSTPLPWQQSEYDDHHERWHRLHPAMAAAGGGGGFYGGAADARQPLAGAFAARGAAAAAARGAAAPPAAPWLRGHDVRAAPAPPAPHGPF; this is translated from the exons ATGGCGACCGGGGCGAACGCCACGCCGCTGGGCAAGCTccacccgcccccgccgccggggaagCCGGGTTAccccctgccgccgcctcccccgggcccTCCCGGCCTCGTgctccccgggccgccgccgcctcccggagCGGGCCAGGCCCAAGCCCAGGCCCaggccgcgctgctgggccccATGGCGGCCGCCGCCTACCCCttcgccgcgctgccgccgccgccgcctccgccgccgcctcctccgccgccgccgcagccccagccgccgccgcagcagccgcagccgccgccgccgcctccgccgccccccccgcagcagcaggcggccgcccagcagcagccgccgccgacCTCGGCggccccccagcagcagcagccggcgcagGGCGCCGCGCCCTACGGGCAGTACCGCTACCCGTcgtcctcgccgccgccgggccacgACCAGCCGCAGGCtccgcagcccgccgccccgccgcctcagcagcagccgccccagcagcagccgccggtGGCGGCCCCGCCGCAGCAGCCGCCGCAGCACCCGGAGGAGAGCGGtccgggcggcggtggcggcggtggcggtggtggcgggcAGAATGAACCGGCCCCGCGGCCTGCCGGGGGGCACAAGGGGTCCCGGAGGTCAG ATTTCCCTAAGAAGCGGAAGAGGAGCCGATGGAACCAGGACTCCCTGGATCAGAAGACCGTCATCCCGGGAATGCCCACGGTCATCCCTCCCGGGCTCACCCGCGAGCAGGAGAGAGCCTACATAG TGCAACTGCAGATAGAAGACCTGACTCGTAAACTGCGCACAGGAGACCTGGGCATCCCCCCTAACCCTGAGGACAG GTCTCCTTCCCCCGAGCCCATTTACAATAGCGAGGGGAAGCGCCTCAACACCCGCGAGTTTCGCACCCGCAAGAagctggaggaagagcggcacaaCCTCATCACGGAGATGGTGGCGCTCAACCCGGACTTCAAGCCGCCAGCGGACTACAA GCCTCCGGCGACGCGAGTGAGCGATAAGGTGATGATCCCGCAGGACGAATATCCCGAGATAAACTTCGTGGGACTGCTGATCGGACCGAG AGGCAACACCCTGAAAAACATCGAGAAGGAGTGCAACGCCAAGATCATGATCCGGGGCAAGGGCTCGGTGAAGGAGGGCAAGGTGGGCCGCAAGGACGGGCAGATGCTGCCCGGCGAGGACGAGCCCCTTCACGCGCTGGTCACCGCCAACACCATGGAGAACGTGAAGAAGGCGGTGGAGCAG ATCCGGAACATCCTCAAACAAGGCATCGAGACGCCGGAAGACCAGAACGACCTGCGGAAGATGCAGCTGCGGGAGCTGGCCCGCCTCAACGGCACGCTGCGAGAAGATGACAACAG gatCCTGCGGCCGTGGCAGAGCACGGAAACCCGCAGCATCACCAACACCACCGTCTGCACCAAGTGCGGGGGAGCCGGCCACATCGCCTCCGACTGCAAGTTTGCCAG GCCCGGGGACCCTCAGTCGGCCCAGGACAAAGCGCGCATGGACAAGGAGTACCTGTCGCTGATGGCCGAGCTGGGCGAAGCGCCCGTCTCCGTGAGCTCCTCGGCGGCCCACAACAACAGCCCGCTCTCCTCCCGCAACAACCCCAACGCCAACAGCAACCAGCCGCCCCCG AGCCGCCCGCCCTGGATGAACTCCAGCCCCTCGGAGAACCGGCCTTACCACGGCATGCACGGCGGGCCGGGGGGACCCGGGGGCCCCCACAACTTCCCCCACCCCATGCCCAGCATGGGGGGGCACGGCGGGCACCCCATGCAGCACAACCCCAACGGCCCCCCGCCCTGGATGCAGCCTCACCACCCGCCCATGAACCAGGGTCCCCACCCGCCGGGCCACCCGGGCCCTCACCACATGG ATCAGTACCTGGGAAATTCGCCTGTGGGCTCTGGGGTCTATCGCCTGCATCAAGGAAAAG GTATGATGCCGCCGCCGATGGGTATgatgcccccgccgccccctccgcccaGTGGTCAGcctcccccacctccctctgGTCCTCTCCCcccatggcagcagcagcagcagccgcctccgccgccgcctcccagcagCAGTATGGCGTCCAGTACTCCCTTGCCATGGCAGCAAAGTGA ataCGACGACCACCACGAGCGCTGGCACCGGCTCCATCCCGCCATGGCAGCagcaggcggcgggggcggcttcTACGGGGGGGCCGCAGATGCAAGGCAACCCCTCGCTGGTGCCTTTGCCGCCCGGGGtgcagccgccgctgccgcccggggcgccgccgccccccccgccgccccctggcTCCGGGGGCATGATGtacgcgccgcccccgccccccccgccccccatggACCCTTCTAA
- the SF1 gene encoding splicing factor 1 isoform X6, with amino-acid sequence MATGANATPLGKLHPPPPPGKPGYPLPPPPPGPPGLVLPGPPPPPGAGQAQAQAQAALLGPMAAAAYPFAALPPPPPPPPPPPPPPQPQPPPQQPQPPPPPPPPPPQQQAAAQQQPPPTSAAPQQQQPAQGAAPYGQYRYPSSSPPPGHDQPQAPQPAAPPPQQQPPQQQPPVAAPPQQPPQHPEESGPGGGGGGGGGGGQNEPAPRPAGGHKGSRRSDFPKKRKRSRWNQDSLDQKTVIPGMPTVIPPGLTREQERAYIVQLQIEDLTRKLRTGDLGIPPNPEDRSPSPEPIYNSEGKRLNTREFRTRKKLEEERHNLITEMVALNPDFKPPADYKPPATRVSDKVMIPQDEYPEINFVGLLIGPRGNTLKNIEKECNAKIMIRGKGSVKEGKVGRKDGQMLPGEDEPLHALVTANTMENVKKAVEQIRNILKQGIETPEDQNDLRKMQLRELARLNGTLREDDNRILRPWQSTETRSITNTTVCTKCGGAGHIASDCKFARPGDPQSAQDKARMDKEYLSLMAELGEAPVSVSSSAAHNNSPLSSRNNPNANSNQPPPSRPPWMNSSPSENRPYHGMHGGPGGPGGPHNFPHPMPSMGGHGGHPMQHNPNGPPPWMQPHHPPMNQGPHPPGHPGPHHMVPGKFACGLWGLSPASRKSSSSSRLRRRLPAAVWRPVLPCHGSKIRRPPRALAPAPSRHGSSRRRGRLLRGGRRCKATPRWCLCRPGCSRRCRPGRRRPPRRPLAPGA; translated from the exons ATGGCGACCGGGGCGAACGCCACGCCGCTGGGCAAGCTccacccgcccccgccgccggggaagCCGGGTTAccccctgccgccgcctcccccgggcccTCCCGGCCTCGTgctccccgggccgccgccgcctcccggagCGGGCCAGGCCCAAGCCCAGGCCCaggccgcgctgctgggccccATGGCGGCCGCCGCCTACCCCttcgccgcgctgccgccgccgccgcctccgccgccgcctcctccgccgccgccgcagccccagccgccgccgcagcagccgcagccgccgccgccgcctccgccgccccccccgcagcagcaggcggccgcccagcagcagccgccgccgacCTCGGCggccccccagcagcagcagccggcgcagGGCGCCGCGCCCTACGGGCAGTACCGCTACCCGTcgtcctcgccgccgccgggccacgACCAGCCGCAGGCtccgcagcccgccgccccgccgcctcagcagcagccgccccagcagcagccgccggtGGCGGCCCCGCCGCAGCAGCCGCCGCAGCACCCGGAGGAGAGCGGtccgggcggcggtggcggcggtggcggtggtggcgggcAGAATGAACCGGCCCCGCGGCCTGCCGGGGGGCACAAGGGGTCCCGGAGGTCAG ATTTCCCTAAGAAGCGGAAGAGGAGCCGATGGAACCAGGACTCCCTGGATCAGAAGACCGTCATCCCGGGAATGCCCACGGTCATCCCTCCCGGGCTCACCCGCGAGCAGGAGAGAGCCTACATAG TGCAACTGCAGATAGAAGACCTGACTCGTAAACTGCGCACAGGAGACCTGGGCATCCCCCCTAACCCTGAGGACAG GTCTCCTTCCCCCGAGCCCATTTACAATAGCGAGGGGAAGCGCCTCAACACCCGCGAGTTTCGCACCCGCAAGAagctggaggaagagcggcacaaCCTCATCACGGAGATGGTGGCGCTCAACCCGGACTTCAAGCCGCCAGCGGACTACAA GCCTCCGGCGACGCGAGTGAGCGATAAGGTGATGATCCCGCAGGACGAATATCCCGAGATAAACTTCGTGGGACTGCTGATCGGACCGAG AGGCAACACCCTGAAAAACATCGAGAAGGAGTGCAACGCCAAGATCATGATCCGGGGCAAGGGCTCGGTGAAGGAGGGCAAGGTGGGCCGCAAGGACGGGCAGATGCTGCCCGGCGAGGACGAGCCCCTTCACGCGCTGGTCACCGCCAACACCATGGAGAACGTGAAGAAGGCGGTGGAGCAG ATCCGGAACATCCTCAAACAAGGCATCGAGACGCCGGAAGACCAGAACGACCTGCGGAAGATGCAGCTGCGGGAGCTGGCCCGCCTCAACGGCACGCTGCGAGAAGATGACAACAG gatCCTGCGGCCGTGGCAGAGCACGGAAACCCGCAGCATCACCAACACCACCGTCTGCACCAAGTGCGGGGGAGCCGGCCACATCGCCTCCGACTGCAAGTTTGCCAG GCCCGGGGACCCTCAGTCGGCCCAGGACAAAGCGCGCATGGACAAGGAGTACCTGTCGCTGATGGCCGAGCTGGGCGAAGCGCCCGTCTCCGTGAGCTCCTCGGCGGCCCACAACAACAGCCCGCTCTCCTCCCGCAACAACCCCAACGCCAACAGCAACCAGCCGCCCCCG AGCCGCCCGCCCTGGATGAACTCCAGCCCCTCGGAGAACCGGCCTTACCACGGCATGCACGGCGGGCCGGGGGGACCCGGGGGCCCCCACAACTTCCCCCACCCCATGCCCAGCATGGGGGGGCACGGCGGGCACCCCATGCAGCACAACCCCAACGGCCCCCCGCCCTGGATGCAGCCTCACCACCCGCCCATGAACCAGGGTCCCCACCCGCCGGGCCACCCGGGCCCTCACCACATGG TACCTGGGAAATTCGCCTGTGGGCTCTGGGGTCTATCGCCTGCATCAAGGAAAAG cagcagcagcagccgcctccgccgccgcctcccagcagCAGTATGGCGTCCAGTACTCCCTTGCCATGGCAGCAAA ataCGACGACCACCACGAGCGCTGGCACCGGCTCCATCCCGCCATGGCAGCagcaggcggcgggggcggcttcTACGGGGGGGCCGCAGATGCAAGGCAACCCCTCGCTGGTGCCTTTGCCGCCCGGGGtgcagccgccgctgccgcccggggcgccgccgccccccccgccgccccctggcTCCGGGGGCATGA
- the SF1 gene encoding splicing factor 1 isoform X7: protein MATGANATPLGKLHPPPPPGKPGYPLPPPPPGPPGLVLPGPPPPPGAGQAQAQAQAALLGPMAAAAYPFAALPPPPPPPPPPPPPPQPQPPPQQPQPPPPPPPPPPQQQAAAQQQPPPTSAAPQQQQPAQGAAPYGQYRYPSSSPPPGHDQPQAPQPAAPPPQQQPPQQQPPVAAPPQQPPQHPEESGPGGGGGGGGGGGQNEPAPRPAGGHKGSRRSDFPKKRKRSRWNQDSLDQKTVIPGMPTVIPPGLTREQERAYIVQLQIEDLTRKLRTGDLGIPPNPEDRSPSPEPIYNSEGKRLNTREFRTRKKLEEERHNLITEMVALNPDFKPPADYKPPATRVSDKVMIPQDEYPEINFVGLLIGPRGNTLKNIEKECNAKIMIRGKGSVKEGKVGRKDGQMLPGEDEPLHALVTANTMENVKKAVEQIRNILKQGIETPEDQNDLRKMQLRELARLNGTLREDDNRILRPWQSTETRSITNTTVCTKCGGAGHIASDCKFARPGDPQSAQDKARMDKEYLSLMAELGEAPVSVSSSAAHNNSPLSSRNNPNANSNQPPPSRPPWMNSSPSENRPYHGMHGGPGGPGGPHNFPHPMPSMGGHGGHPMQHNPNGPPPWMQPHHPPMNQGPHPPGHPGPHHMVPGKFACGLWGLSPASRKRYDAAADGYDAPAAPSAQWSASPTSLWSSPPMAAAAAAASAAASQQQYGVQYSLAMAAK from the exons ATGGCGACCGGGGCGAACGCCACGCCGCTGGGCAAGCTccacccgcccccgccgccggggaagCCGGGTTAccccctgccgccgcctcccccgggcccTCCCGGCCTCGTgctccccgggccgccgccgcctcccggagCGGGCCAGGCCCAAGCCCAGGCCCaggccgcgctgctgggccccATGGCGGCCGCCGCCTACCCCttcgccgcgctgccgccgccgccgcctccgccgccgcctcctccgccgccgccgcagccccagccgccgccgcagcagccgcagccgccgccgccgcctccgccgccccccccgcagcagcaggcggccgcccagcagcagccgccgccgacCTCGGCggccccccagcagcagcagccggcgcagGGCGCCGCGCCCTACGGGCAGTACCGCTACCCGTcgtcctcgccgccgccgggccacgACCAGCCGCAGGCtccgcagcccgccgccccgccgcctcagcagcagccgccccagcagcagccgccggtGGCGGCCCCGCCGCAGCAGCCGCCGCAGCACCCGGAGGAGAGCGGtccgggcggcggtggcggcggtggcggtggtggcgggcAGAATGAACCGGCCCCGCGGCCTGCCGGGGGGCACAAGGGGTCCCGGAGGTCAG ATTTCCCTAAGAAGCGGAAGAGGAGCCGATGGAACCAGGACTCCCTGGATCAGAAGACCGTCATCCCGGGAATGCCCACGGTCATCCCTCCCGGGCTCACCCGCGAGCAGGAGAGAGCCTACATAG TGCAACTGCAGATAGAAGACCTGACTCGTAAACTGCGCACAGGAGACCTGGGCATCCCCCCTAACCCTGAGGACAG GTCTCCTTCCCCCGAGCCCATTTACAATAGCGAGGGGAAGCGCCTCAACACCCGCGAGTTTCGCACCCGCAAGAagctggaggaagagcggcacaaCCTCATCACGGAGATGGTGGCGCTCAACCCGGACTTCAAGCCGCCAGCGGACTACAA GCCTCCGGCGACGCGAGTGAGCGATAAGGTGATGATCCCGCAGGACGAATATCCCGAGATAAACTTCGTGGGACTGCTGATCGGACCGAG AGGCAACACCCTGAAAAACATCGAGAAGGAGTGCAACGCCAAGATCATGATCCGGGGCAAGGGCTCGGTGAAGGAGGGCAAGGTGGGCCGCAAGGACGGGCAGATGCTGCCCGGCGAGGACGAGCCCCTTCACGCGCTGGTCACCGCCAACACCATGGAGAACGTGAAGAAGGCGGTGGAGCAG ATCCGGAACATCCTCAAACAAGGCATCGAGACGCCGGAAGACCAGAACGACCTGCGGAAGATGCAGCTGCGGGAGCTGGCCCGCCTCAACGGCACGCTGCGAGAAGATGACAACAG gatCCTGCGGCCGTGGCAGAGCACGGAAACCCGCAGCATCACCAACACCACCGTCTGCACCAAGTGCGGGGGAGCCGGCCACATCGCCTCCGACTGCAAGTTTGCCAG GCCCGGGGACCCTCAGTCGGCCCAGGACAAAGCGCGCATGGACAAGGAGTACCTGTCGCTGATGGCCGAGCTGGGCGAAGCGCCCGTCTCCGTGAGCTCCTCGGCGGCCCACAACAACAGCCCGCTCTCCTCCCGCAACAACCCCAACGCCAACAGCAACCAGCCGCCCCCG AGCCGCCCGCCCTGGATGAACTCCAGCCCCTCGGAGAACCGGCCTTACCACGGCATGCACGGCGGGCCGGGGGGACCCGGGGGCCCCCACAACTTCCCCCACCCCATGCCCAGCATGGGGGGGCACGGCGGGCACCCCATGCAGCACAACCCCAACGGCCCCCCGCCCTGGATGCAGCCTCACCACCCGCCCATGAACCAGGGTCCCCACCCGCCGGGCCACCCGGGCCCTCACCACATGG TACCTGGGAAATTCGCCTGTGGGCTCTGGGGTCTATCGCCTGCATCAAGGAAAAG GTATGATGCCGCCGCCGATGGGTATgatgcccccgccgccccctccgcccaGTGGTCAGcctcccccacctccctctgGTCCTCTCCCcccatggcagcagcagcagcagccgcctccgccgccgcctcccagcagCAGTATGGCGTCCAGTACTCCCTTGCCATGGCAGCAAAGTGA